A single Maridesulfovibrio frigidus DSM 17176 DNA region contains:
- a CDS encoding phosphotransacetylase family protein, whose protein sequence is MPGLYIGSTSGYSGKNMIVMGLGLHFQKQGVSLGYMKPVGAIPVEVDGRLGDEDAFFLQEVLGVSNPAKVVTPVVVTHDFKVSAFNGKVEDHVTPIVESYAKISAGKDLTLVAGSGSMYSGKYCGVDGVHLVKTLDVKCIVIDRFQKELNYDYLVVLKETLGDNMVGVILNDIPPTFMDEITSLIKPFLERKGVKVLGVIPKDPLMGTIKVGDLADHLGGKIISAHSKSDQPVESFLIGTMQVENFMTHFRKHRNSAVIVGGDRSDVQLVALEGECPCLVLTGNLYPNDIILTRSEVLGTPIIVVRDDTFSVAKKMEDVLSRHKLREPAKIKHGVELVESHIDFAHLKKELGLKY, encoded by the coding sequence ATGCCCGGTTTATATATAGGCTCTACTAGCGGCTATTCCGGTAAGAATATGATCGTTATGGGTCTTGGCTTACATTTTCAAAAACAAGGTGTCAGTCTTGGTTATATGAAGCCTGTTGGAGCTATCCCTGTTGAGGTGGATGGCAGACTAGGTGACGAGGATGCATTCTTTCTTCAAGAGGTCCTAGGAGTCTCCAACCCCGCGAAAGTAGTTACGCCCGTAGTCGTTACTCACGATTTCAAGGTGTCTGCCTTTAACGGAAAAGTTGAAGATCACGTTACGCCTATCGTTGAGTCTTATGCAAAAATAAGTGCTGGTAAAGATCTGACTCTCGTCGCTGGGTCTGGTTCCATGTATTCTGGAAAATATTGCGGAGTGGACGGGGTTCACCTTGTTAAAACTCTTGATGTTAAGTGTATCGTTATTGATAGATTTCAAAAAGAGTTGAATTACGATTATCTGGTAGTGCTTAAAGAAACTCTCGGCGACAATATGGTCGGGGTTATTCTGAACGATATTCCACCTACCTTTATGGATGAGATTACGTCCTTGATTAAGCCTTTTCTCGAAAGAAAAGGGGTTAAGGTTCTGGGAGTCATTCCTAAAGATCCTCTCATGGGGACTATTAAAGTCGGAGATCTCGCGGATCATCTCGGCGGTAAAATAATTTCTGCTCACAGCAAAAGTGATCAGCCTGTGGAAAGCTTCTTGATAGGCACCATGCAGGTTGAAAATTTCATGACGCATTTCAGAAAACATCGTAATTCAGCCGTTATTGTTGGCGGAGACAGATCTGATGTTCAGCTTGTTGCCCTTGAGGGAGAATGTCCTTGTCTGGTGCTAACAGGAAACCTTTACCCTAACGATATCATTTTGACTCGCTCCGAAGTTCTGGGTACGCCCATTATTGTCGTCAGGGATGATACTTTTTCCGTTGCTAAAAAAATGGAAGATGTTCTTTCACGGCATAAATTGCGCGAGCCTGCTAAAATTAAGCATGGCGTTGAGCTTGTTGAGTCTCATATTGATTTCGCGCACCTTAAAAAGGAACTCGGCTTGAAGTATTAG
- a CDS encoding MBL fold metallo-hydrolase produces the protein MSDIIVETFVLGPLETNCYLLTCGREAVVIDCAPEPLPLLEAIQTRGLKITAIYLTHMHLDHIGGAAELQKMTGAPVFGNIADKYLEDVSYAYGGSKEFEHVFDLDITDLKAGRQMVFEQPMMVLDTPGHTPGGLSFFFPTIGAVFVGDVIFMISVGRTDFPGGDSETLLSSVKNRIFILPDNTQIYSGHGPMTTVVHEKENSPFFS, from the coding sequence ATGTCCGATATTATCGTTGAAACATTTGTCCTAGGCCCCCTTGAGACGAACTGCTACCTACTCACTTGCGGACGGGAAGCTGTAGTCATTGACTGTGCTCCCGAACCTTTACCGCTTTTAGAAGCTATACAAACACGCGGTTTAAAAATTACGGCAATCTACCTGACTCATATGCATCTGGATCATATCGGCGGAGCGGCCGAATTGCAAAAAATGACCGGCGCACCTGTATTTGGAAATATTGCTGACAAATATTTAGAAGATGTATCCTACGCATATGGCGGATCTAAAGAATTCGAACACGTTTTCGATCTTGATATTACTGATCTGAAAGCAGGCAGACAGATGGTCTTTGAACAGCCCATGATGGTGCTCGATACTCCTGGACATACTCCGGGAGGGCTTTCATTCTTTTTTCCCACCATCGGAGCAGTTTTCGTGGGGGACGTGATATTTATGATATCGGTAGGAAGAACGGACTTCCCTGGCGGAGACAGCGAAACACTGCTAAGTTCTGTAAAAAACAGAATATTTATACTACCAGATAATACGCAAATTTATTCAGGACACGGCCCCATGACCACCGTAGTGCACGAAAAAGAGAACAGTCCTTTTTTCTCGTAA
- a CDS encoding SGNH/GDSL hydrolase family protein: MDFLSRAVREAGHECTYRVLASSFTYNSSPGTIPPELLEKDTQLGLGDFYHDRSLFNQFEMISQDEAGNGAEPEAIVINLFHESSPLFIHKEQKYVFFIDPKVWQHHPDFEKWMLAGFGMIQANPASYMKRFEKMLNNLRDKFPSTPILVVSRLSHHPAFGPDPYSYLEGWNDSWKYSGTTFNRWQNNVSNLTVLDMDRVFGGIWASSEKIIEQHCPFMKFKLTEEGEVIKEIHASRDVEHVGSMWPVLAQKIIEFKETGKISYSESEVVPDEWSLPWQAEKFEDDELLNMLSSGANYSCARAVGSFFGNLEKDYTALLVQSAELTPVCHNTLHMIKTYGRIWRNPTLAVWCLAHRINVTAFTANGPLYTEEYLLKLDEIERYALG; encoded by the coding sequence ATGGATTTCCTCAGCCGCGCTGTTCGCGAGGCGGGGCATGAATGTACTTATAGAGTGCTGGCTTCCTCGTTTACGTATAACAGTTCGCCCGGTACGATTCCTCCAGAGTTGCTTGAAAAGGATACGCAGCTTGGGCTTGGCGACTTCTACCACGACCGTTCTTTGTTCAATCAGTTTGAAATGATTTCGCAAGATGAAGCTGGAAACGGGGCTGAGCCGGAAGCTATCGTTATTAATCTGTTCCATGAGAGTAGCCCTCTTTTTATTCATAAAGAACAGAAATATGTATTTTTCATTGATCCTAAAGTGTGGCAACATCATCCTGATTTTGAAAAATGGATGTTAGCAGGATTTGGAATGATTCAGGCTAATCCTGCTTCGTATATGAAACGTTTCGAGAAAATGCTGAATAATTTACGCGATAAATTTCCGTCCACGCCTATCCTCGTTGTGTCAAGACTTTCTCATCATCCTGCTTTCGGCCCTGATCCATATTCCTATCTCGAAGGGTGGAATGATTCGTGGAAATATAGTGGCACAACCTTTAATCGCTGGCAAAATAATGTTTCCAACTTAACTGTCCTTGATATGGATAGAGTTTTTGGCGGCATTTGGGCTTCTTCCGAAAAAATAATTGAGCAGCACTGTCCCTTTATGAAATTTAAATTAACCGAAGAAGGCGAGGTCATTAAAGAGATTCATGCGAGCAGAGATGTTGAGCATGTTGGTTCCATGTGGCCTGTACTTGCCCAAAAGATAATCGAGTTTAAAGAGACTGGAAAAATCAGCTACTCTGAAAGCGAAGTAGTGCCGGATGAATGGTCACTTCCGTGGCAGGCTGAGAAGTTTGAAGATGATGAACTGCTGAATATGCTGTCATCCGGCGCGAATTATTCGTGTGCGCGCGCAGTGGGATCATTTTTCGGTAATCTTGAAAAGGATTACACCGCATTATTGGTTCAGTCCGCGGAGTTGACTCCTGTCTGTCATAATACTTTGCATATGATTAAAACATATGGACGGATTTGGAGAAATCCTACTCTTGCCGTGTGGTGTCTGGCACATCGTATAAACGTGACAGCATTTACTGCAAATGGCCCGCTTTACACTGAGGAATATTTGTTGAAGCTGGACGAAATTGAACGATATGCTCTGGGATAA
- a CDS encoding substrate-binding periplasmic protein, whose protein sequence is MKKNIFLSALFAILLTLCKPAYAEDYLVFATQDFPPFSYLVNGEVKGPGADIINSVCNKMSKKIELQLFAWQQAQDMAEKGEVQALFFVGKNKQRETWLDFSPPIIQVEYGFFECTYSPINYENIHSLQDLTVGAYGPSNTSIELKKIAQKLESRIDVSIMPDDSALFKKLSKSKVDAVYSNKDVGSAMIHKLALDNIQYAGTDKTLKYYIAFSKKHTPTAFVKEFNKALREMKKSGELKKILQEYGMTVAN, encoded by the coding sequence TTGAAAAAAAATATATTTTTAAGTGCATTGTTCGCAATACTACTAACTCTTTGCAAGCCTGCATATGCTGAAGATTATTTAGTTTTTGCAACTCAGGATTTCCCTCCCTTTTCATATTTAGTGAATGGAGAAGTGAAAGGCCCGGGGGCAGATATCATAAACAGTGTTTGCAACAAAATGAGTAAAAAAATAGAACTGCAATTGTTTGCGTGGCAGCAAGCACAGGATATGGCTGAGAAAGGTGAGGTTCAAGCTCTATTCTTTGTTGGCAAAAATAAGCAAAGAGAAACATGGCTCGATTTCTCACCGCCGATTATTCAAGTAGAATATGGTTTTTTTGAATGTACATATTCGCCAATAAACTATGAAAATATACACAGCCTGCAAGACCTGACAGTTGGAGCATATGGTCCATCAAACACATCTATCGAGCTTAAAAAAATTGCACAGAAACTTGAATCAAGAATAGATGTTAGCATTATGCCAGATGACAGCGCCCTATTTAAAAAACTTTCCAAGAGCAAGGTTGATGCTGTTTATTCCAACAAAGATGTTGGCTCCGCCATGATCCATAAACTAGCTCTGGACAATATCCAATATGCAGGCACAGACAAAACTTTGAAATACTACATTGCCTTTTCTAAAAAGCACACTCCGACTGCGTTCGTGAAGGAATTCAATAAGGCGCTGCGTGAAATGAAAAAATCAGGCGAGCTTAAAAAAATACTGCAAGAATACGGAATGACCGTAGCTAATTAA
- a CDS encoding dihydrolipoyl dehydrogenase family protein, translating into MTSSNLPTGNRAYDLVVVGAGPGGFDAATEAAALGIKVALVEKDLLGGTCLNVGCIPTKLYLGATSPVEDLAAQVKAKVATGDIQINFEALCTKKDRFVAGTRKAMMQKLKALGIDFYPATAKIIEAGKVEVSHPEEEAVLEYKNLILATGSHPTVFPGLDPDNETVLDNAGFLALTEMPESLLVIGAGFIGLEMAQIAHRTGTKITIVDALDRIAVYEDPEVSKTLHSVFKRHKWDIKLGVKVKTVTAENGKAILRTEDGIEIIAEKALIAVGRRPNSKDLGLENCGATTVDPGFVEINENLEAAPNVYAIGDLNGKMLLAHAASHQAGYVVRRIAGKDTAPYTHAPIPSILYGSPETMRVGRMVSDLEGEGDVKVSSFKLVANPIAQSYALTQGFVKVVWLDDKVAGITAVGHHVSGFTTAAAMIVQEAWTEDDLHNIIFPHPSLDEALLGALKAERQSPK; encoded by the coding sequence ATGACCTCTAGTAATTTACCAACCGGAAACCGCGCCTACGACCTCGTTGTCGTAGGTGCAGGCCCCGGCGGCTTTGATGCTGCCACAGAAGCGGCTGCACTTGGCATAAAAGTAGCTCTGGTAGAAAAAGATTTACTTGGTGGAACCTGCCTGAATGTGGGCTGTATCCCCACCAAGTTATATCTCGGAGCAACTTCTCCTGTCGAAGACCTTGCAGCGCAGGTTAAGGCTAAAGTTGCAACTGGTGATATTCAGATAAATTTCGAAGCCCTTTGCACCAAGAAAGACCGCTTTGTAGCTGGCACCCGTAAAGCCATGATGCAAAAGCTGAAAGCTCTCGGAATTGATTTTTATCCAGCCACTGCCAAAATTATTGAAGCGGGAAAAGTTGAAGTTTCCCACCCAGAAGAAGAAGCTGTTTTAGAATATAAAAATCTTATTCTAGCTACTGGCTCCCATCCTACTGTTTTTCCGGGACTAGATCCTGACAACGAAACAGTTTTAGATAACGCAGGATTTCTTGCATTGACTGAAATGCCGGAATCACTCCTCGTTATCGGCGCAGGATTTATCGGCCTCGAAATGGCGCAGATTGCCCATAGAACAGGGACTAAGATCACCATCGTTGATGCTCTCGACCGCATCGCTGTTTATGAAGATCCCGAAGTATCCAAAACACTGCACTCAGTGTTCAAACGTCACAAATGGGATATTAAACTCGGCGTTAAAGTTAAGACCGTCACAGCTGAAAACGGCAAAGCAATTTTACGTACTGAAGACGGCATAGAAATTATCGCAGAGAAAGCCCTCATAGCCGTAGGAAGACGCCCCAATTCTAAAGACCTTGGTCTGGAGAATTGCGGAGCTACGACAGTAGACCCCGGTTTTGTGGAGATAAACGAAAATCTCGAAGCAGCCCCGAATGTCTACGCCATCGGCGACTTAAACGGGAAAATGCTGCTTGCTCACGCGGCCAGTCATCAGGCTGGTTATGTCGTCCGCAGAATTGCGGGCAAGGATACCGCTCCTTACACCCACGCGCCAATTCCTTCTATTCTTTATGGATCACCAGAAACAATGCGCGTGGGAAGAATGGTCTCTGACCTTGAAGGTGAGGGGGACGTAAAAGTTTCCTCATTCAAATTGGTAGCCAATCCTATTGCCCAGTCATACGCCTTAACACAGGGTTTCGTAAAAGTTGTCTGGCTGGATGATAAGGTAGCTGGAATAACTGCCGTTGGGCATCACGTTTCAGGATTCACCACCGCTGCGGCAATGATTGTGCAGGAAGCTTGGACAGAGGACGACCTGCATAATATCATTTTCCCGCACCCTTCCCTGGATGAAGCATTGCTTGGCGCTTTAAAAGCGGAGAGGCAATCTCCTAAATAA
- the gcvPB gene encoding aminomethyl-transferring glycine dehydrogenase subunit GcvPB, with protein MKTVFKKSVPGREGVWPEKPKSKLEDFIPTDLLRETSGMPSLSELDVVRHFTKLSMKNFGVDSNFYPLGSCTMKYNPKFTEQVAALPGFARLHPVISQLKGAGRHCQGALEVIHESEKMLSELTGMADFTMHPMAGAHGELTGVMIIAAYHKDKGNKKNKIICPDSAHGTNPASAAIAGYDVVSVESHDGIITPEALAEVLDDEVAAVMMTCPNTLGLFENHLPEIVKMIHEKDALLYYDGANMNAIMGKMRVGDAGFDVVHLNLHKTLATPHGGGGPGSGPVGVCEKLIPYLPISRVKKLEDGQYYLDYDAPKSIGYVAPFYGNFGVYLKAYAYMLRLGREGLIRATENAVLSANYMRVRLENDYEIPYNRICMHEFVASAVKQAKNGIRALDVAKALLDKGHHAPTIYFPLIVKECMMFEPTETESKETLDGFIDDMIEIAMLSDSDPDFIKNAPITLSVSRLDETKAARDMVITDDL; from the coding sequence ATGAAAACCGTATTTAAGAAATCCGTTCCCGGTCGCGAAGGTGTTTGGCCTGAAAAGCCTAAATCAAAACTCGAAGATTTTATTCCGACAGATCTGCTACGTGAGACTTCAGGCATGCCTTCCTTATCTGAGCTTGATGTGGTTCGCCACTTTACGAAGTTGTCCATGAAGAACTTCGGGGTAGACTCAAATTTCTATCCTCTTGGTTCTTGCACCATGAAATACAACCCAAAGTTCACAGAACAGGTTGCCGCACTACCTGGTTTTGCAAGACTGCATCCTGTTATTTCTCAGCTTAAAGGCGCTGGACGCCATTGTCAGGGCGCACTCGAAGTTATCCACGAAAGCGAGAAAATGCTGAGTGAACTGACCGGAATGGCAGATTTCACTATGCACCCTATGGCTGGCGCTCATGGCGAACTAACAGGTGTAATGATCATTGCTGCCTATCATAAAGATAAGGGCAACAAGAAAAACAAAATTATATGTCCGGACTCTGCACATGGAACAAACCCCGCATCAGCCGCTATTGCCGGATATGACGTTGTTTCGGTTGAGTCCCACGACGGAATCATCACTCCTGAAGCTCTGGCGGAAGTGCTTGATGATGAAGTAGCAGCAGTCATGATGACCTGCCCTAACACCCTCGGACTATTCGAAAATCATCTCCCCGAAATAGTTAAAATGATTCATGAAAAAGACGCTCTACTTTACTATGACGGAGCAAACATGAACGCTATTATGGGTAAAATGCGTGTCGGTGATGCCGGATTTGATGTTGTGCATCTCAATTTACACAAGACTCTCGCTACTCCTCACGGCGGAGGCGGTCCCGGTTCCGGACCTGTCGGAGTTTGCGAAAAACTTATCCCCTACCTACCGATTTCACGCGTTAAAAAGCTGGAAGACGGACAGTATTACCTCGACTACGATGCACCGAAATCAATCGGTTACGTTGCACCGTTTTACGGCAACTTTGGCGTATACCTGAAAGCATATGCTTACATGCTGCGCCTTGGTCGCGAAGGCTTGATCAGAGCTACCGAAAACGCAGTTCTCAGCGCTAACTACATGCGTGTGAGACTCGAAAACGATTACGAAATTCCTTATAACCGCATCTGTATGCATGAGTTCGTAGCATCTGCTGTAAAGCAGGCTAAGAATGGCATTCGCGCTCTGGATGTGGCTAAAGCTCTGCTCGATAAAGGTCATCACGCTCCAACCATCTACTTCCCGCTTATTGTTAAGGAATGTATGATGTTTGAGCCAACAGAAACTGAAAGCAAAGAAACCTTGGACGGATTCATTGACGATATGATCGAAATAGCAATGCTATCCGACTCCGATCCTGACTTCATCAAAAATGCTCCGATAACACTTTCTGTCAGCAGGCTTGATGAAACCAAAGCAGCCCGTGACATGGTGATCACAGATGACCTCTAG
- the gcvPA gene encoding aminomethyl-transferring glycine dehydrogenase subunit GcvPA: MPYVPHSPEEIREMLEVIGVNSVDDLFAEIPTELRPKSFDLPKGNSEMAVLEKMEKIASRNTTNLTSFLGAGFYDHFIPTAVDALISRSEFYTAYTPYQPEASQGTLQAIFEYQTAMARLMDLPYANASVYDGGTALYEATLMAVRKTKRRKIIVSEALNPIYRVMLDSYTTNLNLELITVPHNHGRTNIKSLTAIIDKDTAAVIVQNPNFFGSVNDFTDLFTTVHEHKAVAIMSTYPVLQSVLKTPGQMGADIAVAEGQSVGQPLSFGGPYLGIMACSKALVRQMPGRMAGRTEDGEGKTGYVLTLQAREQHIRRQKATSNICSNQALCALRTLIHLCLLGDEGMRRTAGLSIERAHYAADRLTSIDGVDLFTKGPFGNEFAVTLPVNAFEVIDKLTERGIIPGFPLGRYYEGIENGLLIACTEKTTEEQIGIFAEILRGAL, encoded by the coding sequence ATGCCTTACGTACCTCATTCCCCGGAAGAAATTCGGGAAATGCTTGAAGTTATCGGCGTAAACTCCGTGGACGATCTGTTCGCTGAAATTCCAACAGAACTCAGGCCCAAAAGCTTTGACCTTCCTAAAGGCAACAGCGAAATGGCCGTTCTTGAAAAAATGGAAAAAATAGCGTCCAGAAACACCACAAACCTGACCAGCTTTCTTGGAGCTGGATTTTACGACCACTTCATTCCCACCGCAGTCGACGCACTAATTTCCAGAAGCGAATTTTACACAGCCTATACACCATACCAGCCAGAAGCTTCCCAAGGAACTTTGCAGGCTATCTTCGAATACCAGACCGCAATGGCGAGACTCATGGACCTTCCATACGCCAATGCATCCGTTTACGACGGCGGAACAGCTCTGTACGAAGCAACCCTGATGGCAGTGCGCAAAACCAAGCGCCGCAAAATCATCGTAAGTGAAGCACTTAACCCAATCTATAGGGTCATGCTCGATTCTTACACAACTAATCTGAACCTTGAATTGATAACCGTACCGCACAATCACGGGCGTACAAACATCAAATCACTTACAGCTATCATCGACAAAGATACCGCCGCTGTAATTGTTCAGAACCCCAACTTTTTCGGTTCTGTTAACGACTTCACAGACCTATTCACAACAGTACACGAGCACAAAGCGGTCGCAATCATGTCCACCTACCCGGTCCTTCAGTCTGTACTGAAAACTCCGGGCCAAATGGGAGCGGACATTGCAGTAGCAGAAGGCCAGAGCGTTGGTCAGCCGTTATCTTTCGGTGGCCCATACCTCGGAATTATGGCTTGTTCTAAAGCCCTTGTTCGTCAAATGCCGGGCCGCATGGCAGGACGTACTGAAGACGGCGAAGGAAAGACCGGCTACGTGCTTACCCTCCAAGCCCGCGAACAGCACATCAGAAGACAGAAAGCTACCTCAAACATTTGCTCCAATCAGGCACTTTGTGCACTGCGCACGCTGATCCACCTTTGCCTCCTAGGCGACGAAGGAATGCGACGCACTGCCGGACTTTCAATAGAGCGCGCTCATTATGCAGCAGACAGACTTACCTCCATCGATGGAGTTGACCTATTTACTAAGGGACCATTCGGCAACGAATTTGCTGTTACCCTTCCCGTAAATGCGTTTGAAGTAATAGATAAGCTGACTGAACGCGGTATAATCCCGGGGTTCCCGCTTGGACGCTATTACGAGGGTATCGAAAACGGGCTGCTTATAGCTTGCACTGAGAAAACAACGGAAGAACAAATAGGCATATTTGCTGAAATCCTGCGGGGGGCATTATAA
- the gcvH gene encoding glycine cleavage system protein GcvH, with amino-acid sequence MIPQELLYAKSHEWLKVEGENGTIGITHFAQEQLGDLTFIELPSVGDVLEAGDEFGSIESVKAASEVYVPVACEVTEINESLEDAPEKVNDDPYEEGWLIKVKITGSTDDLLDAAAYQAVTEEDAH; translated from the coding sequence ATGATCCCTCAGGAACTTCTTTACGCCAAATCTCACGAATGGCTAAAAGTTGAAGGCGAAAACGGAACTATCGGAATCACCCATTTCGCTCAAGAACAGCTTGGCGATTTGACTTTCATCGAACTTCCTAGCGTAGGAGATGTTTTAGAAGCCGGCGACGAATTCGGTTCAATTGAATCAGTTAAAGCAGCCAGCGAAGTTTACGTTCCTGTTGCCTGTGAAGTAACCGAAATCAATGAATCCCTCGAAGACGCTCCTGAAAAAGTCAACGACGATCCTTACGAGGAAGGTTGGCTGATCAAAGTTAAAATCACTGGTTCCACCGACGATCTTCTGGACGCAGCCGCTTATCAGGCCGTAACAGAAGAAGACGCTCACTAA
- a CDS encoding class I SAM-dependent methyltransferase, whose product MDWVSGDREIIVVNTAGREWKIERSADLESLWNSIGEDDFGDDERLPYWAELWPASVLLGEWLYRNQKLIKGKKCLDLGCGLGLTAVIGASLGADVVAFDYEFPPLYFARNNAELNETTQPLWLQMDWRDHSLSEGSFDYIWGGDVLYEKRFFDPLERLFRQVLKPEGTIWMAEPVRDISTPVWEKLDRLGWKTSLPLTEKAACCNAEMTVNIREVVPGIFKN is encoded by the coding sequence ATGGATTGGGTTTCAGGCGATAGAGAAATAATTGTAGTCAATACTGCCGGACGCGAGTGGAAAATCGAGCGTAGTGCCGATCTGGAAAGTCTATGGAATTCCATCGGCGAAGATGATTTCGGTGATGACGAGCGTCTGCCATACTGGGCAGAACTTTGGCCTGCGAGTGTATTGCTTGGGGAATGGCTGTACCGTAATCAGAAATTAATCAAGGGTAAAAAGTGCCTTGATCTTGGGTGCGGACTAGGACTAACTGCTGTAATCGGGGCTTCTCTTGGCGCGGATGTTGTCGCTTTTGATTATGAATTTCCCCCGCTATATTTTGCCAGAAACAATGCCGAACTTAATGAGACCACGCAGCCTCTCTGGCTTCAGATGGACTGGAGAGATCATTCACTTTCTGAAGGATCTTTCGATTATATATGGGGCGGCGATGTCCTTTACGAAAAAAGATTTTTTGATCCTCTTGAGAGATTATTCCGGCAGGTATTAAAGCCGGAAGGAACTATTTGGATGGCAGAGCCTGTCCGGGATATTTCTACTCCTGTATGGGAGAAGTTAGATCGTTTAGGGTGGAAAACATCTCTACCGCTTACCGAGAAGGCCGCCTGTTGCAACGCTGAAATGACAGTTAATATTCGCGAAGTTGTTCCGGGCATATTTAAGAATTAA
- the nikR gene encoding nickel-responsive transcriptional regulator NikR, with protein sequence MGKTIRFGVSLDSDLLEKFDKLCDEKSYQTRSEAIRDLIRNMLVEKEWDETDGEMAGTLSLVYDHHQSGLSQRLTELQHDSHDLIMSTLHVHLDHDNCLEVLVLKGDGKEIKELAHRLISTKGVKHGKLGLTTTGETLV encoded by the coding sequence ATGGGCAAAACTATACGCTTCGGAGTGTCTCTGGATTCAGATCTGTTGGAGAAATTCGATAAGCTTTGTGATGAAAAAAGTTATCAGACCCGCTCTGAGGCCATCAGAGATCTGATCCGTAATATGCTGGTAGAAAAAGAATGGGATGAGACTGATGGCGAAATGGCCGGAACTCTTTCTCTTGTTTATGATCATCACCAAAGCGGTCTCTCTCAGAGACTGACTGAACTACAGCACGACAGTCATGATCTCATCATGTCCACTCTTCATGTGCATCTCGATCATGACAATTGTCTGGAAGTTCTTGTTCTTAAAGGTGACGGGAAAGAAATTAAAGAATTGGCACATAGACTTATTTCCACCAAAGGGGTTAAGCACGGCAAACTCGGGCTTACCACAACCGGTGAAACTCTCGTATAA
- the folE2 gene encoding GTP cyclohydrolase FolE2, with the protein MEDVQNSPSQVAMSIDRVGVRDLTLPLVVRDRAAECQHTMAKVALSVDLPAHFKGTHMSRFIEALEDWTEELDYKSFFNLLNDILRRLEARSAHAKLCFPFCLKKTSPVSGRKGFMSYDCSVEGELVGGQLEFTLGVKVPVMTVCPCSKAISDEGAHSQRAVVHIKTRSKGFVWLEDLIEIAEASGSSQVYSLLKREDEKYVTEKSFSNPTFVEDVVRNAANGLEKQPKISWYKVDVESFESIHNHCAFASIEKK; encoded by the coding sequence ATGGAAGACGTTCAAAACAGTCCATCTCAGGTAGCTATGTCCATAGACAGGGTCGGTGTGCGTGACCTAACTCTCCCTCTTGTTGTGCGAGATAGGGCGGCTGAATGCCAGCATACCATGGCCAAGGTTGCTCTTTCTGTAGATTTGCCGGCCCACTTTAAGGGCACACATATGAGCCGGTTTATCGAAGCTCTTGAAGATTGGACCGAGGAATTGGATTATAAGAGTTTCTTTAATCTGTTGAATGATATTTTGAGAAGACTCGAAGCTAGAAGTGCACATGCAAAATTGTGCTTTCCATTTTGCTTGAAAAAAACATCTCCTGTGAGCGGGCGCAAGGGTTTCATGAGCTACGATTGCTCTGTGGAAGGCGAGCTTGTTGGCGGGCAGTTGGAGTTCACCTTGGGAGTTAAGGTTCCTGTGATGACCGTTTGCCCTTGTTCAAAAGCTATCAGTGATGAAGGAGCACATAGCCAGCGAGCTGTGGTCCATATAAAGACGCGCTCGAAGGGATTTGTCTGGCTGGAGGATCTGATTGAGATTGCAGAGGCATCCGGATCGTCGCAGGTCTATTCTCTTCTTAAGCGTGAAGATGAAAAGTACGTAACAGAGAAATCTTTTTCAAATCCTACGTTTGTTGAAGATGTAGTAAGAAATGCCGCTAACGGTTTGGAAAAACAGCCTAAAATTTCATGGTACAAAGTAGACGTTGAAAGTTTTGAATCAATTCACAATCATTGTGCCTTTGCAAGTATTGAAAAAAAATAA
- a CDS encoding DUF1499 domain-containing protein codes for MTYKLIILCGLVLLATLFISACSASKPKNLGIKNGKFATCPKSPNCVSSQAIDDEHKVAPLKAHGDIEIVMKTLAESIEQMSGAKVVQREGPYLHAEFTSSIMKFVDDLECFYEEDKSEIQIRSASRIGYSDFSANRNRIKKMRIIFEKIQ; via the coding sequence ATGACATATAAATTAATTATACTCTGCGGTTTAGTTTTGCTGGCGACACTTTTTATTTCAGCATGCTCAGCAAGTAAGCCTAAGAACCTAGGTATTAAAAATGGAAAATTTGCAACATGCCCGAAAAGCCCGAACTGCGTGTCCTCGCAGGCAATTGATGATGAGCATAAAGTTGCTCCCCTAAAAGCGCACGGCGACATAGAGATCGTAATGAAAACTCTTGCAGAAAGCATCGAGCAAATGAGCGGAGCAAAAGTTGTGCAGCGAGAAGGTCCATACCTTCACGCAGAATTCACCAGCAGCATAATGAAGTTTGTTGATGATCTGGAATGTTTTTATGAAGAGGATAAAAGCGAGATTCAAATTCGGTCAGCATCTAGGATCGGCTACTCAGACTTTTCAGCCAACAGAAACAGGATTAAAAAGATGCGAATTATTTTTGAAAAGATTCAATAA